The Nymphaea colorata isolate Beijing-Zhang1983 chromosome 11, ASM883128v2, whole genome shotgun sequence genome includes the window ggagagaggaagagaaggttgcgagcatttggctagagcaagattcgatCCAAGGAGGAAGCCAGACGCATATCCTCTCAATCCACGTTTTCCgcattcaatcggtgatattttccttgtttttctcatatagctttggtgagatattattgttggagggttAGCTTTGTGTAGTCCTTTGTGggaaaacttatatcattgattatagtggattgagttttgggtcgtagtaccccgtggtttttaccctcattgttttgaggggttttccatgTAAAAATTTTCTCGTGCATTTGTGATTGCTTGGTCGTTGTTTTGTTACTTCTTGTATGATCGTTTtgggctatacttcgttgttgaatcctTGTTTATCAGCATTTTTTATCCCAACAGTTCCCTTCTCGAGCGCCAGCGGTATCCCTAACAACGGCAGCTTCCCAGTGGTCGTCAAGAATGTGTTCATTATGGAATGGAGCCAGGAGAACTTTATGTTCCGGTTGTGAAGTAACCATGGGAGCATGCGGGCGTAAGACGTCGACCGAGCCGTTCATTTGCTTCTGCAACGATGGGGCGCACGATGAAGACTGCAATGACCGTGAGCCATTCGATCCCCTCCCTCCCTTGTGCTTACCATGGGAATCAACTATGAGTCTCAACTTGAAAGACCGTGTGTGCTTAATACGCGTATCAATTATGAGTGTCAATTTAATCAACTATTCACAAATGTTATTGACCTTAAAAAGTTTGGCTAGTTTTACATGTAGCGTCTTGTAAATTATGAATTAAACTATTTAAATAACTCATAATTAATTTACGTAGTctttatatatgtacacatatatatatagcatatgGCATGTAACATACACTATTCGTTCAATATATGTTAAAATAATTTGAACCTCATGTCAGCCATCAATTTGAGGCGGCTGTTTCTGTTTGAGATTGAGCTTAGAACGTTGGGCACCTGTTTGATGAACTTCAAAAGTTGGGCAGCGATTTGAAATTCTTGCAAATGAATAAAATCAcgactaaaaaaaatattcaaccaATCGAATGGATAGACTCAAGGGCCGAATTCCATATCTGCCTTCCACTAGTCATGCATTAAATAAAGCCATGAAATTAGAGGCCATGCATTACTATGAAAAGGACGCCTATGGAACATTATCCGGGCGACTAAGAAACTAATTTGCCAAATGCTCCGGTGATGATTGAtgaacatttttaatttttaatggtatttatatgttttatttatGGATTTATTTAATTGCCAATTAGCTCACACATTTGGGGAGGACCTGCCCAAAGTCGAGCAATTTGAATTATTGCAAGGACTTACAAAATCGGGCCTGCAACAATAAAATCCACTAAATGATATGTTAGAATAAGTACATGTGGTCCAACTTAAGCTAATTGAtgtcatgagagagagagaggcatgtgggtcgattttttttaaagggccAAAACTGTCCCGCACTGCAACATTTACCTGCATAGTAGAAGAGGATTTATCAGTAAACTTGGGATTTGGACGGAATGGATCGAGCGAGTAGATGGACGATCGTCTCCTCAAGAATAAACATTCCTCGACcgaaaggaggagaaaaaaaagggtgAAATGTGAGCATTGTTTTGGCAATGTATCACTCAACGAGGCACTATCatgacaaaaaatttattttgaccAAGTCGTGATTCAAATTTGTGGAAATTGTTGTAAAGATGCCCTTGATCAGTCCCATTCTATCCAATTGAATGTGGTACAGTGAGAGAAGAAAGTTGGCGGACAGGAAGAAGGCCGTGGAGTGTAGGTTTCCACCAAAGTCACCGGCCGGGTCAATCCTCTTCTCTTGGTTTTCTAAGAATTCAGAGGAAGATCTTTCCTGTTATGGGTGTCTATCCACCAAAAGAAAGGAGTCGAACTCCAAAGAAAGAGGGATCAGTACAAGGCTGTCTTCCGTCTGATCAGAAGTCTCCTTTTCAATACCCAACTCGCTCCTCTCCTGGTCGAGATATTGAACCATTTCTCGCAAGTCAGATGAAggctttcttcttctgctccttcttgttcttctgcttcaacCCATCCTTTACAGCAGCAGAGATCCCAGAATACAGGGACTGCGCCCCGGCGTCCTGCAATGGCATCGCCGTCCACTATCCCTTCTCCCTTTCCGCCTCCACACCCGGGACAAGTTGTGGGATCCCAAGTCTGCGACTCACCTGCCAAGGGGACAAGGCCGATGCCCTTCTCTTCCTGATTACGCCCACGGGTCTCAAGTTAATTGTCAAGAGCATCAACTACACGACTCAGACCATCAAGCTGGCCATCGACCGCAACCTGTTAGTTGTCAACAACCAGTGCCCGCTTCCATCCAAGAATATCACTGTTTCCGATATCACCAATTCCGATGGTGAATCCATTCTCAGCTTCGCTACGAATTATACAATGGGGATCTTCTTCTTCAGATGCTCTACCAAGCCTATTGATAGTGGAGTGCCCCACTATAGCGGCGGTGATTCCTCGAGCTACAATTTCACTTCCAACCTAGTCTCTGCGTGTTCTGACCCTGGCGCTACCTCCTACTCCTACGCCTTCTCTGACGACTCTTTCACCTTAGCTTCGTGGACCAGCTGCCGAACGACGCTGGGCTTCCCCGTCTTGATATCATCTTCTTCTCGCGACGCCCGGACCATGTGGACGTCCTTGACCGAGGGGTTCGACGTGGTTTGGACGGTCAATAGTATGGGGGACTGCCTCGGCTGCACCGCCTCAGGTGGGCGCTGTGGATACAACACCACCGGCGACCACTTCCTTTGCTTCTGCAGACAGGATGCGCATTCTGTCAATTGCAACCAGCCCGATGCCCCATCCCCGTCCTCATCGcgtgagtctctctctctctggctagggaaaattttctttgaaaaacgTGAGACCACATGCTTTGTTTCATCAAACTCTGAGTGCGGTCCATCTCCCGCGAGTATCGGCCACCTCCTGTTGTGGCTTAACCTCTTGTTTGCActcatttttacaaaaaaacatgCCTTCTTAAGACGTATTTCTGTGCGCGTTGGATGACACTTCAAGTTAATTGAAAGTTTGAGGGTGGTTTCTGAATCCAATAATTCGCATCAGAAGCTTTTCCGGTAAAAGCTAAGGCGTTCCTCGTCGTCGCAATTCAAGAAGACTGAAAGCGTAATCAACTTTACATTTAGTGGCTGAATCTCGCACTCAGCACAGAGCCCGCTTTAGTCGTCGAACCCACCGCCCGTCCGGCTGCTGGTAAAGAGCATTTCTGTCAATTATTAGAACGAACGGTTTGACTCCTTCACCTTCTGTGAGTCTGTCTTGAACACCTTAAGGCTTCAAGCTTAGTGTTTCAAAGTTTGTTCTGGGCCACGAATTCAgcaaaaagttttgattttgatataGCAGGAAGAATGTATGTCAAGGAGGCTCATGTGATAATAACAGTTTTACTGCCATGAATTTGTTTTACTGCGACcaatgctctctctcttgtaGTTGTTTGAGAAAACCAACAGACTTTATTAATTGAGTAGGCTACATCAGGCCTTGCGAGACAGTAAAAAACTTGAGTTCAATTACTAGACTGCAATCTGTAGGGCCAAGCAATGGCCGAACAATGTCCAAAGGTACGTGGAGATAGCGTGTCAAAGGGGGTTCATTTCACGGCCTTCCATGAAGGCCCACAGTACGAAATTGCGGGCTCACATGTTTGCTAGTGGGCgtagagaaaaggaagaacatgtCAACTATTATGGTGTAGATGGGCTCTCGCGTGTGTAGGCCGGCGAAGGCATTGGCCCCTTTCCCACGCATAGCAAGCCACCCCGCATCTTTCCCAGTTGCCACCACCTTTAACTATCTTTCTAAATTATCATCTATCTATCCTCCAGTACTATTATGGTCCTCCTCCTCCAACACACGCCTTTCTCTTACAATGGAAAAGCGATCGTCCTCGACCATGCCTCTCCACCACCGCCACTTCTTGttgcttcccttcttcttcttcttcatcgccGCCATATCGGCCAAAAACTTGTCCGACTACTTCCCGCAGACAAGATGCGGCAGCCTCATCGTCAAGTACCCTTTCTACCTCGAGTCGACGGCACCCTCCTCTTCCCAATCGATCTGCGGATACGAAGGATTCGGCATCAACTGCAGCACTGGCAACCCCATCCTCACCCTCCCGAGCAATGTCTACCTGGTGAAGAGCATCGAGTACAACTCCAAGAAGCTGTCCCTGGTCGACACGGAGATCGGTTTTAACCCCTGTCCGGCGCCTGCCCACAACGTCTCCCTCGATCCCAACTCCACCCTCAAATGGGATCCGGTTAACACGCACTATTTTTTCCTCATCAATTGCACCGGCAACCAGTCTCCTTCCTCCAACGCCTACCCCCCGCCAACGTCGTCGCCGTACAACCTTCCTATGATTAATTGCTTGAGTAACCAATATTAGAGGTCCTACGTCCTTCCTCCAGATAAGGCCTCAGTGAGTGCCCAGTGGTTGCCGGTCTGCAACAGGTCCGTGGAGGTTCCCTTGATCTCGGGCGTTGGCAGCATCCCGGACAACGGCACCTTCCCGATGGCCGTCAAGAGTGGATTCATGCTGGACTGGAGCCAGCCGGCGCTCTGCTCCGGCTGTGAAGCAACCCAAGGTTGCTGTGGGCGCAAGACGAGCACAGGGCAGTTCGTTTGCTTCTGCAGAGATGGACTACACGATAAAAACTGCAACGACCGTGAGCCTTTCGATCTTCTTTTACCTTTTGTCATATTCCCATCTCATATTTCTACTTCCAATAAGTTACAAAGTGCTATTATCATGTTCACCCCTTCACTTTTCTCCGGAAAGAATTATCACTACGAGTCTACGACCTACTTACCTTttacatgaaaaggaaaaataataaacATTTAGACAGCTTGACACCATCAAACTCCCTATCTATCATGTTGACAATTACAAGGGGAGGCCAAGTCGTTGCCGCATTTAATTTAGTTCATGCGCTTCGTATGGTTGGTttcaagctctctctctctctctctttgggcCTATGTCCCCATCCTTCTCTTCCACTCTCTTTCccaaaatgacaatttctttaACCGGCTTCAGTCTTTATTTCACAACTTTCTTAGCTATTTTGCATGAActgaatataatatataaagtTGACATGACTCTCTTCCAAGAGTCAAATGTTATTGAGAAGCTTTGAATATTTACATGTAGAGCACATCGATTGGGGAACGATTTGTGTTGCATAAGATAATAATACGTGACCCCTCAATGAATAGGGTATATGACATCCATATTTATTCTTTATTGAAGTTAAATTTGCTCCATGATACAAGGAATAGATAATTACAACATTTATGACActagtgaatttttttttttaacatttcccCTTAATTAGTTTATGGGCAACACGGCCATGGCAACTTCTTACTGTCTTCCGGCTCCgcatctttttctcttcttttgcttaGTTTGCACCTCCGTTCTGAGTGTTCTCTTCTCCCATATGGCTGCCCTCCACCCGGGAACATCACAATTCTTCGTATAAATCCCGAACGCAGAACATAGATTACCATTCTTTGTCATCCATGAGAGACTTGTGTAATGCTCCACAAAGAGTGGCAGGCCAGTAAAAACATTTTAGATATGgcctactttaattttttttttacaaattttaggGGGCATAATGGTAttatcaaaaaatttctgaGAGGCGTGTCactattttctccaaaaaaaaaaaaaaatgaagagagagagagagagacagagggagagagaagccTCCGGAGCTTGTGAGTTTTCTAACATATAGGTGGGACCTGGGGCCTCTGGCCACCATTTGGCTACCGACCCTTCCCCCCAAATTCAGGACCCAAGGATACAAATTCTCTTGATTCCCCCAAATCGCCATCTTCAAATGCAATAGTGAAAGGACCCTGGAAAGATAGAAATTTTTCTGGTGAAGATTTCTCAGTCTTTTAGTCCCACATTCTATATTCTCAAATTTCACTGTATCCTATGGAAGATTTAGTCTTCAACGGAAGTTTGATCTTAGCTATTGTGGCAAGAACATGAACCCTGCTTGCCACTGGTAAGATTGCTCCGTCAAAGGAGCGATTACAAAGGTAAGCCAATGAGTaattttctctctgtttttatAGCATTCAATGGCTTACAACTTGATGCTTTTAGCTGCGCCTGGGACGGGTGGGATCTGATTTTCACCGAAATTTCGTCATCTATGCATCGATCTTCATGGAAGTTAGTTGGAGTCTAAGCTTTTCCGTATATATGCGTGTGTGGGAACGTTTGTTATAGCTCGAGATGAAGCTATCTGTTTCTGCACTTATTTATGTTCATTGTCTTTCCCAGAGTTGATCTCTGGCTCGGTCCATCTTATGTTCATATGTACTCTTTCCTGGTCATTCATGTTATACAACAAGTTTTTTGCATTTGGGGAGAACTCTTTACAGTTATCCCCGTAGATTAATTGTGATTGTATTGACAACcatagaaaaaattttaacatcttTACATTGATATGCAGGAGGCACAAGCAAATGGAAAACCATAATAGGTACGTTCTCACAGTTTTTTCTAATATAACATGTATGCATGCACACTCAAATGCAATAGATTAACTATGTGCGGCCACATTTTTGTTCAATGGGGATCATTGTCTTAAAGCACCAGACCAATTAAGTCTCCCAAGTCCCAATCTCCAGCCAGCCAAACTCTGTCAAGGTAAAACGTTGCTTTATATCTTAGAATGGTTAGACCTGAAAATATGCAAGGAATTAAACATAGCTTTGGATATAAAAATAGAGACACCTCGACAGACGAATCTCAACATCTAACTGCTGCATCTTAGCCACGAATTAAACCTTAGAAAGATAAACTATACATTTCATCAAGGAAGAGTAAACTATACATTTCATCAAGGAAAAGTTTAACTCTCGAGGGCTACCACCATGAGTATAATCTCCATTTTCATTTCAACAGGTCTAGGCGCAGCAGCTTTCGGCAGCATTTTTCTGTTAGTATGTTTGTTGTACTGCTTCACTCGTTCAGGTTCTCTTTTCCAACCCCATCCACCGGTAAAAGTTGAGAAGTTCTTGCTTGATTACGCAACTCTTACAGCCACTAGATACACATACAATGACATAATCAAGATGACAAAGAAGTTCAAGCATAAAGTTGGGCAGGGTGGCTATGGCAGTGTCTTTCAGGGATGGTTGCCCAACGGCACAGTAGTGGCCGTAAAGCTAATCGAAAAATCACATAAAGACGGGGAAGAATTTTGTAATGAAGTTGCCACCATTGGTAGGATCCACCATGTCAATGTGGTTCGCCTTTTTGGCTTTTGTGTTGAAGGGTCTCGAAGAGCACTTGTATATGAATTCATGACAAATGGTTCACTTGAGAAGTTTACAAACACAACAGATGTAGGCCATTGCGTGTTAAGGGAAAGGTTATATGATATAGCACTAGGTATTGCAAGGGGAATTGAATATCTACATCAAGGTTGTGATCAAAGAATCATCCACTTCGACATCAAGCCGCATAACATTCTTTTAGACCACAACTTTACACCAAAGATTTCTGATTTTGGTCTAGCAAAATCATATTGCAAAGACCGAAGCAGTGTAACTATTACAGAAGGCAAAGGCACAATTGGTTACATTGCTCCCGAGTTATTTTATGGCAATTCCAGGCATGTGTCGCATAAATCTGATGTTTATAGCTTTGGAATGCTACTGATAGCAATGGTtgggttgaaagaaaaaattggtcCAGCTGATGGATCTTCTAGTGAAGCGTATTTTCCTCAGTGGATTCATGACACTATTTCTAATGATCAGAAGTTTGAAGGCAttggagaagatgaagatgaaatggtACGAAAGGTAGCCACCATAGGCTTGTGGTGCATACAATGGAGTCCGATTGATAGGCCATGTATGAAGGAAGTTATCAGGATGTTTGAGAGTAGCACATCAAACTTGACAATGCCTCCCAAACATTTTTGCCCTGCAATTCAACCCGACTACATGATTGAAGCTCTTGACTCTTCATCTACATATTCTGGTTACTAGTTTGGAACTCTAAGAAGTTTGGGAAGATGAAAAATGATTGGCAGCATTTACTCTGAATTCTTCACCAGTTTGTGCAATATTTTGCCAAGGTATACATGATATTTTGTGATACTTTACCCCAATCAAATATTTCGCTTCCCTTTTAACATTgagaaatattttgaacttttttaagGTTCAGAATTCATTTGTCAAACAGTAGAAATTCTTTTATCAAATagtaaaattctcatttttattgattatcGAACTACAATGAAAGAATCTTGTTGTATAATTACTCCAAGTTTAAACGTATAACATTGGGTAATTAGTAAGAATCCATGTGCTGTTCGGATCTAGTGAAAGTTGTAACTAGTTGCTATTATTGTCAATGGCTGAGTTGAATGATCCACCTTGCTAGAAATTAGTCTTCTAACCATTTCATGATATTTTACACGTCTCAcctcaaattttaaactttcttttattttttaatgtttacttggaGGAAACGGCCTTCAACATAAAAcacttaggttgtgtttgataaccttggatttaagatctgaggctgcataaaaaggtgcattttgggagATCCTCAGTTTGGATCTCAAGAGCATGGACTTAAGATCCATGCTGCATGTTAAAATCCTTGGTAACGTTGCATTAAGGAGGGGGTGGGGGAGGGAGGTCcgattttaaatccatggatttgagatgctACGGATCTCATAtcaccatggatttgagatccccagtgaaacaaacacaaccttaaaaGGTATTTGATAGcattggatcttaaatccaaggtGATCTGAAATCATTGAGAATCTCATATCCGTGGATTTAAGATTGCACACTCTCTTCCTTCCCCCAAAAAATCAAACCTCAAATATGAGATTCTAGCCGTAAATTGAGATCTTAAATCCCTTTTTCCATGTAGTGGTAAAACCTAGTGATTGTTTACATTGTGAGATGCACATAAAGAGATATTATATCGGTATCAAATATGAGATCTGAGGTTATGAGACACACCCTCAAGGCCTCTAGGGTTTCTAGTTTTTTGTCTTGCTTTGGGGTCTAGGTAGACCTATGGTACATACTTCAACTCGAGTGTCGCACTTACTGTTGTTTGCAGTCTTGAGGAATAACGCATTGGAGCATGACAATGACCTCATGATTTGAAAGACTAACTCATTTGATGTGAATCAC containing:
- the LOC116263508 gene encoding rust resistance kinase Lr10-like isoform X2; the encoded protein is MKAFFFCSFLLFCFNPSFTAAEIPEYRDCAPASCNGIAVHYPFSLSAYTPGTSCSVPGLKLTCQGDKADALLSLITPTGLKLIVKSINYTTQTIKLAIDRSLPVVNNQCPLPSRNITFSHITNSDGESILSFATNYTMGIFFFGCSTKPNFTGVPDFSGGDSSSYNFTSNLVSACSDPGATSYSYAFSDDSFTLASWTSCRTTLGFPVLISSSSRDARTMWTSLTEGFDVVWTVNSMGDCLGCTASGGRCGYNTTGDHFLCFCRQDAHSVNCNQPDAPSPSSSRGTSKWKTIIGLGAAAFGSIFLLVCLLYCFTRSGSLFQPHPPVKVEKFLLDYATLTATRYTYNDIIKMTKKFKHKVGQGGYGSVFQGWLPNGTVVAVKLIEKSHKDGEEFCNEVATIGRIHHVNVVRLFGFCVEGSRRALVYEFMTNGSLEKFTNTTDVGHCVLRERLYDIALGIARGIEYLHQGCDQRIIHFDIKPHNILLDHNFTPKISDFGLAKSYCKDRSSVTITEGKGTIGYIAPELFYGNSRHVSHKSDVYSFGMLLIAMVGLKEKIGPADGSSSEAYFPQWIHDTISNDQKFEGIGEDEDEMVRKVATIGLWCIQWSPIDRPCMKEVIRMFESSTSNLTMPPKHFCPAIQPDYMIEALDSSSTYSGY
- the LOC116263508 gene encoding rust resistance kinase Lr10-like isoform X6; this encodes MPLHHRHLLLFFLLLPFFFFFIAAISAENLSDYCLETRCGNLTVKYPFYLESTAPSPSQSICGYEGFGINCSTGNPILTLPSDVYLLKNINYDSKKLSLVDTEIGLNPCPAPGHNVSLDPNSTLKWDPVNTHYFFLINCTKNQSPSSNGYPPPTSSEYTLPMINCLSNQYYRSYVLPPDKASVSAQWLPVCNRSVEVPLISGVGSIPDNGTFPMAVKSGFMLDWSQPALCSGCEATQGCCGRKTSTGQFVCFCRDGLHDKNCNDRGTSKWKTIIGLGAAAFGSIFLLVCLLYCFTRSGSLFQPHPPVKVEKFLLDYATLTATRYTYNDIIKMTKKFKHKVGQGGYGSVFQGWLPNGTVVAVKLIEKSHKDGEEFCNEVATIGRIHHVNVVRLFGFCVEGSRRALVYEFMTNGSLEKFTNTTDVGHCVLRERLYDIALGIARGIEYLHQGCDQRIIHFDIKPHNILLDHNFTPKISDFGLAKSYCKDRSSVTITEGKGTIGYIAPELFYGNSRHVSHKSDVYSFGMLLIAMVGLKEKIGPADGSSSEAYFPQWIHDTISNDQKFEGIGEDEDEMVRKVATIGLWCIQWSPIDRPCMKEVIRMFESSTSNLTMPPKHFCPAIQPDYMIEALDSSSTYSGY
- the LOC116263508 gene encoding rust resistance kinase Lr10-like isoform X1, with protein sequence MGVYPPKERSRTPKKEGSVQGCLPSDQKSPFQYPTRSSPGRDIEPFLASQMKAFFFCSFLFFCFNPSFTAAEIPEYRDCAPASCNGIAVHYPFSLSASTPGTSCGIPSLRLTCQGDKADALLFLITPTGLKLIVKSINYTTQTIKLAIDRNLLVVNNQCPLPSKNITVSDITNSDGESILSFATNYTMGIFFFRCSTKPIDSGVPHYSGGDSSSYNFTSNLVSACSDPGATSYSYAFSDDSFTLASWTSCRTTLGFPVLISSSSRDARTMWTSLTEGFDVVWTVNSMGDCLGCTASGGRCGYNTTGDHFLCFCRQDAHSVNCNQPDAPSPSSSRGTSKWKTIIGLGAAAFGSIFLLVCLLYCFTRSGSLFQPHPPVKVEKFLLDYATLTATRYTYNDIIKMTKKFKHKVGQGGYGSVFQGWLPNGTVVAVKLIEKSHKDGEEFCNEVATIGRIHHVNVVRLFGFCVEGSRRALVYEFMTNGSLEKFTNTTDVGHCVLRERLYDIALGIARGIEYLHQGCDQRIIHFDIKPHNILLDHNFTPKISDFGLAKSYCKDRSSVTITEGKGTIGYIAPELFYGNSRHVSHKSDVYSFGMLLIAMVGLKEKIGPADGSSSEAYFPQWIHDTISNDQKFEGIGEDEDEMVRKVATIGLWCIQWSPIDRPCMKEVIRMFESSTSNLTMPPKHFCPAIQPDYMIEALDSSSTYSGY
- the LOC116263508 gene encoding rust resistance kinase Lr10-like isoform X7, with the protein product MPLHHRHLLLFLLLPFFFFIAAISAQNLSDYCPETRCGSLIVKYPFYLESTAPSSSQSICGYEGFGINCSTGNPILTLPSDVYLLKNINYDSKKLSLVDTEIGLNPCPAPAHNVSLDPNSTLKWDPVNTHYFFLINCTVNQFPSSNAYPSPTSSEYTLPIINCLSNQYYRSYVLPPDQAPLSAQWLPVCNRSVKVPLISGVGSIPDNGTFPMAVKSGFMLDWSQPALCSGCEATQGCCGRKTSTGQFVCFCRDGLHDKNCNDRGTSKWKTIIGLGAAAFGSIFLLVCLLYCFTRSGSLFQPHPPVKVEKFLLDYATLTATRYTYNDIIKMTKKFKHKVGQGGYGSVFQGWLPNGTVVAVKLIEKSHKDGEEFCNEVATIGRIHHVNVVRLFGFCVEGSRRALVYEFMTNGSLEKFTNTTDVGHCVLRERLYDIALGIARGIEYLHQGCDQRIIHFDIKPHNILLDHNFTPKISDFGLAKSYCKDRSSVTITEGKGTIGYIAPELFYGNSRHVSHKSDVYSFGMLLIAMVGLKEKIGPADGSSSEAYFPQWIHDTISNDQKFEGIGEDEDEMVRKVATIGLWCIQWSPIDRPCMKEVIRMFESSTSNLTMPPKHFCPAIQPDYMIEALDSSSTYSGY